The window GGTTGAGTTGCCTGAATGATGGATGGAGCGTGTCTGGAAGCGTGGGGACACAGAGCATTTTGGAAAGGAACGCCGAGAGTGCCTCATGCACAACATGTCTCGACTGGAATGAAACATTTTGAATTATTAGTCATACATCTCGGTGCTGATGAATCTTTGGACCCCTGGGACTTTGTGctcctttgttctttattttcttcaggccAAGCTTAAGAATAACTACAATTATTTCCAAATCaactttttaaaacagttttatgcTTGATTTATTGGATTTACAATTTTTATAAGAATTAGGCCAGAGAAGGCCACTCACTGTAATTATCCTGTATGTCTGTCCCAGATTTTGATCATGGGAGTATTTAGTTTTTGTCTGAgtgtgtgttgttttgttttgttttttttaaattccagttTAAAGAGTGATCAAAGCAGTTTCAAAAAGATGCCTCCACTACTcaagcagaaaaaaatcaaactctgCAGCCACCAAAATTGTGTTCATTCAGTTCCGGCAGTACaattgaacattttcttttttttgccaaaGTGCTTTGTTGCAGTGGTTGTATACAATATATTCTATTCACAATATGCTGTACATAAATTACAATTTATAACAACAATAGTTTTAGCTTTAAATCCTAGCTCCACCACTCAGACATCCTCCCTTCCTAAACCTTTTTCCATGACTGAAATGTGAGAAACCTACAGtgcttataaaatgtattcacccccttggacgtTTTCACTTTACAGAGGTCtgatttcactttttcattaaagaGTCCTTTTCTGTTGAACAATGTCAAAAAGTCAAacgttgtataacaataaagtgtgaaaatcttccaagggggtgaaccCTTTTAATAGATGCTTTATCCTGGCAACATTAACTTAAGGGAGAAGCCGACTCTCAGCACGATGCTGCTTTACTTTTGGGCACAGTGACAATTCCATAGGGTCTGTTCAAACTTAATACACACATCTCTTGGATGTGGGAGAACACCAGGTTACATCTGACACAAGGAGAGCATGAAATCTCCTAATAAATGATGGCCAAGCTTGGCGCTTTAACTCAGGTACCTGCAGATAGGATGTTGCAGCTCTAACCACTGCACTAAAATACCACCCATCATTCTAACATCCTTTCTTCATTGCACTGTTGGATTTCACAGAGCCAGCATCCTGCTCTGAGCACAACCCAGGTGTTTGTGTGCCCTATGTGGACTGACACCTTATCAAGGATTGGTTATCaacttgcacccagtgttgctaAGGTAGACGTCCACTCCCCATAACCCTGAAATGCATAATAGGTAATAGCCAGAAACTAAATTAATGGGTTGCATGCTTATCTTAGCATTATTAGTTGCAAGGAAGGAATCTGTCCATGATGATTTGTCAGCACGATGCACACATACAGTAGTCATATTCacacctccatccattttccaactacACATGTTCAACTACAGAGCTATCCAGACACATCATAGGTCTAATATTTCCCAGCAGCAAAAAGTATAAGAGGGAAACCATTCCTGAAGGGACACTTTGCACACacccattttttttcctacatacCAGTGTCTCCagtcatgtctatctatctatctatctatctatctatctatctatctatctatctatctatctatctatctatctatctatctatctatctatctatctatctatctatctatctatctatctatctatctatctatctatctatctatctatctatctatctctctctgtatatatatatatatatatatatggacaaaTTACATCAATAACATATATATCTTTGCTGTGTGAGAGGAGAGGTGGGTTATTAAGTAAAATAGAGGATAAATGTGTGATAAGGCTTTAATTTGAATCCAGGTCTGCAGAGGTGTGAGACAGCTTCTCCATGCTGCTCACTGCTTTAGTTTGCCACAAAAACTGATTGCATTGCTCTTGTGAAGAGATTTTCAGTTagattttttcataattttctgtGGTGGATGCCATCCAAAATCAGTGTACTTGACTAATGCTTTAAGAAATGTGTACCTCAAGCATATATTAGGACATAATGTCTCAAGTGAATCCTCCAGCTGTTTATAACAAACTTGTACTTGAGGTGTGATTGATTGGAGCCTGTAAATTGGCCTGCCATGAGAGAGGGTCCCACCAGTCCAGTGTATGTTCCCCTCTTCAGCCTAATGCTGTTGGCATAGGTTTCAGGTCTCGGGACCCTGGACTTGATTAAGCAAGTGGATAGGTGGTAGGTTAATTTTTTATGGAAGGTGATTTAGTATGCTGAACACCATGCAAGGTGCTATGCAAATATCATAACCTAAAAAGAGAACATTTCTTGAAGGATTTTGGACATTTAGTTATGCAAGTCTGTCAGCCACCTTTCTAAAAGTTaaactattttaattaatttatccaATAATCACACTGCTGAGCATCATACTGACCTACTATTTAATTCAAACGTGCCAAGGGGATTGCAGCGCAGCAGCTCAAACAGCACATTCAGCTTTGTTTGCTCTCAGTTTAAGGTCTTTAACAATGAAGATGGCTCCAGCCAGACAGGAGATCTGCTTTAAGCTTACTTCATGAAGGAGGTCAGGCACGCACTGTAAAACTATAAATTGTTTATTGATACGTAAAGAACTTTTTGATTATAACAAGTACAAAAAAAGCAATGTTAGGCACACATTTGAacgtgttttaaaaattaattcaccatataatcaaacacagtatatatacaaagttttatatatataaatcagcAGACTGCTAATTCTTATTAAAATTTGTTTAAGACTTTTTAGCAAGTAAAAACAAAAGGTCTCAGGTAGTTAAAGCAGGGGCTTTTAGTTGTGTTTCAGCCATTAAATAACTTGACAAAAATTCGGCAGAACGAATCCCAGCCCTCTGCACAGTAGTTCTCAATGGGCTCTACTTCCGACTCTGTGTTGTCGTCATTTACCTCTCCAAGATCTTGTGGTTCAGGTATGGgtgctttcttttcctttttcttgctGCTTACCTCTGGagtgacctccttctttttgctgctcccttTGCTTTTGACTTTCTCTGGCACACTCTCATCTGGACTGCTGTTTTGAGAGAGCTTCATCTGCGCCTCGTCTGGAGCCTTTTTGCACATCCTAGTTTTAAGGATTTTGTCCCCCTCACAGGCGTTTCTCTTCTTTTTGAGTCTCCCCACGACCTGCTTCCAAAACTGGCTCGGTTTGGTTCGATAACTCGGGCACAGGTCTGGCTGACCAGCATACCTGCACCAGTAGGTCTTGTCTTGCAGGTTGCAGTTTACGAGGAGGCTGACGTCCACCTCACCTGAGGTCTCCCAGGTGCACCTATGATTGTCTTTTGTTGTAAGCTCCCCTGAATTTGAGTTGGATTTGCTCTTGGCCTTCTTGCCATTTTCCTTCTTGCCCTCCGTCCCTTGTAGGCCATTAAGACAGGCAAGTAAAATGAGGACACAGAGTAGTCTCATCTCCCAGGAGTTGCTATCTCTTATAGAATAGACCCTCAGGTGCAGGCTAACATTAGTCCAAATGAATGAAGTCACGGGGGAATGCTCTGCATGCACAGCACCTTGGAGAAAGTAACGACAAGTAAATTAATCAATCATTACAGAATTATAACATTGCAGTCATTTAGCTCCATTTGAAGTTGTTTAACTTTTATAAGCATTAAGGCTCTGAAAGCTCGCCACTGCTTCTACACGTTCTCCTCAGTCAGCCCTTTTCAAGTTATGCTAATCTTCTTAAGTGATGGAGTGAAAGAAATTCTTTAGCTGATGtactaaaacatttttatcaAATTTAAAGCAATATATGCCTTCTGGTATAAGAGTTATCAGTCATATGAAATGCCAAAAGcaatttgtttaattcatttgcCAACTCTGAAAATAATACTTTGAAGTTTGTTATAATACCAACATTTTCACCTACAGGATTTTTTTACTTCCTGCCTTTGTTCTGAATGCAGTAAGCCACCCAACTAAATATTATTGGaaagtttaaaatgttcaaaaccCTAAAAAGCCGTGCATCCCATGGAGGGTGCTCCCCATCTGCAGGgtttgctcttctttttctttctcttcacttACCCTACACTGAGTGAAGTCGTCTGTCCCTGGAGTGTGGGGAGAGAAACCTTCACAGGCGAGCTGCTTCAGGACTGGGGGCAGCCGGGCAGGAGAATGCACATTATCAATGGGTAACCAGAGACCTCCCCAAAGCTGGGCCCCTCCCAAATCCGCCTCACACAGGCAGCCAGAGTCTCAGAGCACAAAAGAGGAGCAACCCCTCGCAGCCTGGCCAGCACACTGATTTATGTCTGGGGGAGGCCGATGGGTTCAAACATGTTTGTGTGCATCCACTCAATAGCCTGATAGGCTGCACAGCCCCCTCTTTTTGTTGATGTGCTTCCATTTTTGATATTCAGCTCTGAAAAACTCCTGAAAGACACATTGCTAGAAGCGACCACACACTGTTATGCCAATCTGAATTGGAGGAAGAAAACAGCAGGTTTATGGCACAATCCATCCCCCTGCCCCATGCACCATAACTGTGCTAGTGTGTGATGCATAGAGAATGAAAGTGAGTTCACACACCGTAATGTAGGCTAGGAATGTTTTTGTAAAGTTAAAGCAATTATAAACTAATGCAAAATACGGAAATGAAAGTGCTATAAAATGGTTTAAACAGATTTCtaataaactgaaaattagaCACTTTTGAATGCCTTGTTACTCTTATAAAACGGCATTTGCATGATCCATATGTAAGGAAAGAAAGATGGaaattttgaggtaaggtagttatatTCACTAATCATGGAGAGTTaattagcacatacaagtaagaacaACACTGTGCCCTGTACAAATGACAATAAGGGCCCTATAAATGTATATTACctttaaaaaaattcaagagtgttacagactgaaatgagaAAGAAATATGAAATGTAATAGCTGTTAAAACGAATCAAGAAATGCAAAATGAGGCTGCAAGCATCGAAAAGGCTGCTCATTTCTATTATACGGCTGTACTCTTTCAACTACGCCAAGTTTGGAACACTAGACTGTGTTAGAAATGTCAGAAGACACAAATAATAGGAAAGGGGCAAGGGACCATcttaggctgaaatcaaacaaatcaccaggaccagataatatttacccttgagttcttaaggaggctagtcagtacatatataaaccccttGACACatgtttttaggaagtcactgcacactggggagattctgaaggactggaaaatgacaaatattatcccattatattaaAAGGGTGACCAGACAGATCCAaccaactataggccagtaagcttaacatgcatcacaggaaaattaatggaaataatggaaaaattaatgagcagcacatgacaagtacaggagttttactgaacagtcagcatgggttcaaaagagAGAGGTCG of the Erpetoichthys calabaricus chromosome 2, fErpCal1.3, whole genome shotgun sequence genome contains:
- the fgfbp3 gene encoding fibroblast growth factor-binding protein 2, encoding MRLLCVLILLACLNGLQGTEGKKENGKKAKSKSNSNSGELTTKDNHRCTWETSGEVDVSLLVNCNLQDKTYWCRYAGQPDLCPSYRTKPSQFWKQVVGRLKKKRNACEGDKILKTRMCKKAPDEAQMKLSQNSSPDESVPEKVKSKGSSKKKEVTPEVSSKKKEKKAPIPEPQDLGEVNDDNTESEVEPIENYCAEGWDSFCRIFVKLFNG